One part of the Phaeodactylum tricornutum CCAP 1055/1 chromosome 17, whole genome shotgun sequence genome encodes these proteins:
- a CDS encoding predicted protein, whose protein sequence is MTGSSVTSSGGPKVVPSPWQSTTKNERINRKDNQTHSNTSNDDSYTTSSRVTPAAGYPGPLIRVTPTPRKLRIDPDNDQNLHKGLDDDDVIRPVLPPLDRTLRRQLRTPTSLLTSSSSPTFAVNEECTSLQFSPSGRLLVAGFTDGTVRLFDLTGRYPTVWTESGKGMSTFNVSRGLVDSNHFQKHGAVACQIHAKGVHTSLLMDVDVSPDGLWCFAGVLRGSMELLAVHLGALEASYDARSPPTQPPQQDTLRRLNTTNNKSNGKHHNHPNLLDHVTVYRHQDAKLRGFGACTKLQTKQPKYLLFTGKAIKNIHIWSFEPPRHPQAEPRWTQLYDTNTNGNTIKLLQFRHDPLGNLQGVSKSDGQKLRVWDLRPEEKSTSKPRLARPKFVDVAHTEATLGVAGGYCLCGGSEWYNQMSIVHLDVDRQQLHSPYNHTEIALPGTNAPSIRSSRRPQRGDLKCIQAVSGMVADAGRVLLELSDGTVLQYAPHADGGLPRLQPLPGIAPLAEGDARKISVGRVAAERVALAAVATYHPATGHGTIQLLALDPLPPESRTLPVGGTPQRRDVVVETTRLVVPENRTSPSGVTVSPVPPRVSPKLQAVVQTPRVPVEKAGNETPVPQRTLDSALQKVQGMHGAGASGQPSTTSAVPPTAVRVPEPARPHKYRKAEDGGKVKAALQQPQRADAPVREVRLEKPNQRTLDAAVRKAQGTHGVGAPGQPSTTSAVPPTAVRVPEPARPHKYRKADDDGGKVKAPLRQPQRADDPVRGAPLRSEKLNQCLDRVEVAAVPLPVTAIATKPTAPTLVIPRKRSVVQPVPSSVEPNLLTIASALYQMGAVDRRNAAKAQTDPSARRVSPTPPVCASPKPTAKAQAPPSGRGPGRPRKDDPALHPLIREYCVHQQTIVLLELSKITRSRFAAEAVVESDETTGVDVARRRLASHQAAEHAQLAKRILQATLRELETVAHEPSVAIWIEAKLSLETSVGSYLATAEDVRRRHELEAESLAAQLGQTAAHLFVAFPYQHVFELAGVCFATLPSLSDS, encoded by the exons ATGACGGGATCGTCGGTCACGTCCTCCGGTGGACCGAAGGTCGTTCCCTCCCCCTGGCAATCGACGACCAAGAACGAGAGGATCAACAGGAAGGACAACCAAACGCACAGCAATACCAGTAACGATGATTCCTACACCACGTCAAGTCGCGTGACTCCCGCTGCGGGGTATCCGGGTCCACTCATCCGTGTCACCCCCACACCCCGCAAACTCCGGATTGATCCCGACAACGACCAAAACCTCCACAAGGgcctcgacgacgacgacgtgaTACGTCCAGTACTACCACCGCTCGATCGCACTTTGCGACGACAACTGCGGACTCCCACTTCGTTAttgacgtcgtcgtcgtcaccaacCTTTGCCGTCAACGAAGAATGCACCTCACTCCAATTCAGTCCTTCGGGACGTTTGCTCGTGGCCGGCTTTACCGACGGAACCGTCCGACTCTTTGATTTGACGGGACGTTATCCCACCGTCTGGACCGAAAGTGGAAAAGGAATGTCTACGTTCAATGTCTCTCGGGGTCTGGTCGATTCCAACCACTTTCAGAAACACGGCGCCGTCGCTTGTCAAATACACGCCAAGGGAGTG CACACGTCCTTGTTAATGGACGTGGATGTTTCCCCCGACGGTCTCTGGTGTTTTGCCGGAGTCCTCCGGGGCAGTATGGAACTACTCGCCGTGCACCTCGGCGCACTGGAAGCCTCCTACGATGCCCGGTCTCCACCCACGCAACCACCACAACAGGATACCCTTCGTCGTCTCAACACCACTAACAACAAGAGCAACGGCAAACATCACAACCACCCGAACCTGCTCGATCACGTCACGGTCTACCGACACCAGGACGCCAAACTTCGTGGTTTCGGAGCCTGTACCAAACTTCAGACCAAACAACCCAAATACCTGCTCTTCACCGGCAAGGCCATCAAGAACATTCACATTTGGAGTTTCGAACCGCCCCGGCATCCCCAGGCCGAACCCCGTTGGACCCAACTCTACGATACCAACACCAACGGGAATACCATCAAACTTTTGCAATTCCGTCACGATCCCCTCGGGAATCTACAGGGGGTTTCCAAATCGGACGGACAAAAGCTCCGCGTTTGGGATCTACGGCCGGAAGAAAAATCCACGTCCAAGCCGCGGCTCGCCCGTCCCAAGTTTGTCGACGTCGCCCACACCGAAGCCACACTCGGGGTTGCCGGTGGCTACTGTCTCTGCGGTGGCAGCGAATGGTACAACCAAATGAGCATCGTCCACCTCGACGTCGATCGCCAGCAACTACATTCACCCTACAATCACACCGAAATCGCCCTCCCCGGCACCAACGCACCGTCCATTCGATCCTCCCGTAGACCCCAACGGGGCGATCTCAAATGCATACAAGCCGTCAGTGGTATGGTGGCCGACGCCGGTCGTGTACTTTTGGAACTCTCCGACGGCACCGTCCTCCAGTACGCACCCCACGCCGACGGGGGATTGCCGCGGCTCCAACCTCTCCCCGGCATTGCCCCCCTCGCCGAAGGCGACGCCCGCAAAATAAGTGTCGGTCGCGTAGCGGCCGAACGCGTCGCCCTAGCAGCCGTCGCCACTTATCATCCCGCGACCGGCCACGGAACGATCCAACTCCTCGCCCTCGATCCGTTGCCACCGGAGAGTCGGACCCTTCCCGTCGGTGGGACCCCGCAGCGTCGCGATGTTGTCGTCGAGACGACGCGTCTCGTTGTCCCGGAGAACCGGACCTCCCCGTCCGGCGTCACCGTGAGTCCGGTCCCACCCCGCGTCTCACCGAAGCTCCAGGCTGTGGTACAGACCCCACGGGTGCCGGTCGAGAAAGCCGGAAACGAGACACCGGTTCCCCAACGTACCTTGGATTCCGCCTTGCAAAAGGTACAGGGAATGCACGGCGCTGGGGCATCCGGTCAGCCGTCCACCACGAGTGCCGTTCCACCAACGGCGGTGCGTGTCCCCGAACCAGCCCGCCCCCATAAATATCGCAAAGCCGAAGACGGTGGAAAAGTGAAGGCGGCGCTTCAGCAACCGCAGCGTGCCGATGCCCCGGTCCGCGAGGTGCGGTTGGAGAAACCTAACCAACGTACCTTGGACGCCGCCGTGCGAAAGGCACAGGGAACGCACGGTGTTGGGGCACCCGGTCAGCCGTCCACAACGAGTGCCGTTCCACCAACGGCGGTGCGTGTCCCCGAACCAGCCCGTCCCCATAAATATCGcaaagccgacgacgacggaggAAAAGTGAAGGCGCCGCTACGGCAACCGCAGCGTGCCGATGATCCAGTCCGAGGGGCGCCTTTGCGGTCGGAGAAACTGAACCAGTGTCTCGACCGCGTGGAAGTGGCCGCTGTACCTTTACCGGTCACGGCCATCGCCACCAAGCCCACGGCGCCGACCCTTGTCATTCCCCGCAAGCGTTCGGTCGTCCAGCCCGTTCCGTCCTCCGTGGAACCGAACCTTCTGACTATCGCCAGTGCGCTGTACCAAATGGGTGCGGTCGACCGTCGGAACGCCGCCAAGGCCCAGACTGATCCTTCCGCACGCCGCGTCAGCCCGACGCCACCGGTATGTGCGAGTCCCAAGCCGACGGCTAAGGCACAGGCGCCCCCGAGTGGACGCGGACCCGGCCGACCGCGCAAGGACGACCCCGCACTCCATCCCTTGATCCGAGAATACTGTGTACACCAGCAAACGATCGTTTTGCTGGAATTGTCCAAGATTACGCGCAGTCGCTTCGCCGCGGAAGCAGTGGTGGAATCCGACGAAACAACGGGAGTGGACGTGGCACGCCGCCGACTGGCGTCCCACCAAGCCGCCGAACACGCGCAGCTAGCCAAGCGCATTTTGCAAGCAACGTTGCGCGAACTGGAGACCGTGGCGCACGAACCCAGTGTAGCGATATGGATCGAAGCAAAGTTGTCGCTGGAAACCAGTGTTGGCTCCTATCTGGCAACTGCGGAGGATGTGCGGCGACGCCACGAACTCGAGGCGGAGAGTTTGGCGGCGCAGCTGGGACAGACGGCAGCCCATCTTTTCGTTGCCTTTCCGTACCAACACGTGTTTGAATTGGCGGGAGTCTGTTTTGCGACCCTACCGTCTCTTTCCGATTCTTAA
- a CDS encoding predicted protein produces MKTPLDSAIRRRVAILGALWLASRPLLATAAWLGPPQSLCPSTLPSATSVPECRRRIPTALHDSNEAPDEEGRKRQRMELVRSLQGSFYHTATRERPAAAYHRPTGRVHNLPLWRVGWNEALGRTNVLNVHEAMYTNMFEHVLHQEPPWYVGHLYLPQGSRNIKSPAHALRDWESLEPTLASPSTKTTAPHASNRDMDNDDWNEQSSVLGALLRIVDYRRMGDGRLLLLIQALERFVVTDVIQTLPYSVANVQIVPDLEEVDADVDWIGKESESSRTVPWARGEAVRESFDRWHRYEYDAETVLPLPVAAELSTGAVLGTALRQVLPHARYARDTNVAALALERLPDRPSIEHTEPTPESLVHDSAHGLAPTPSSHCTLEQRLLQKGILREPFLNEELQALTLDDLERRLWIVLDSYFKTSRAPLSSHLLGLLPPEITSWPKGFVLQHVCHAMQANTDHDGGDATDTNKFVHAVSIDYPKDRRQKRLSYTAASLLEDPHDGAATTALRRLLLACPTTKSRLCYVLQILEGTCGAFQ; encoded by the coding sequence ATGAAGACGCCCTTGGATTCGGCAATCCGGCGGCGGGTGGCGATCCTAGGGGCCTTGTGGCTCGCGTCGCGCCCATTGCTCGCCACCGCGGCCTGGTTGGGCCCACCACAATCCCTTTGCCCGTCCACACTGCCGTCCGCCACCTCCGTACCGgaatgtcgtcgtcggatccCCACGGCACTCCACGATTCCAACGAAGCCCCCGACGAGGAAGGTAGGAAGCGCCAACGCATGGAGCTGGTCCGGAGTCTCCAGGGATCCTTCTATCACACTGCCACGCGGGAACGACCCGCTGCCGCGTACCATCGACCGACGGGACGTGTACACAATCTACCACTCTGGAGAGTGGGATGGAACGAAGCACTCGGACGGACCAACGTTCTCAACGTGCACGAAGCCATGTACACCAACATGTTCGAACACGTCCTGCATCAGGAACCCCCCTGGTACGTTGGGCATTTGTACCTACCCCAAGGCAGTCGCAATATCAAATCTCCCGCACACGCGCTGCGAGATTGGGAAAGTCTGGAACCGACCTTGGCATCGCCATCAACCAAGACAACCGCACCCCACGCTTCCAATCGTGACATGGACAACGACGATTGGAACGAGCAATCGTCCGTGCTGGGTGCACTCTTGCGCATTGTCGATTACCGTCGCATGGGGGATGGACGTCTCCTACTCCTCATACAGGCATTGGAACGCTTCGTCGTCACGGACGTGATACAAACCTTGCCCTACAGTGTCGCCAACGTACAAATCGTCCCggacttggaagaagtcgacgcGGACGTGGATTGGATAGGCAAAGAATCGGAATCCTCACGGACCGTCCCTTGGGCGCGGGGGGAGGCCGTCCGGGAAAGTTTCGACCGCTGGCACCGTTACGAATACGACGCCGAGACCGTCTTGCCCCTGCCGGTCGCCGCTGAATTGTCCACGGGGGCCGTACTAGGCACGGCCCTACGACAAGTCCTGCCCCACGCGCGGTACGCCCGCGATACCAACGTGGCTGCCTTGGCCCTCGAGCGCTTGCCCGATAGGCCTTCCATCGAACATACCGAACCGACACCCGAATCCCTCGTTCACGATTCGGCACACGGCCTTGCGCCAACGCCATCGTCCCACTGTACACTGGAACAAAGACTGCTCCAAAAAGGAATTCTTCGGGAACCTTTTCTGAACGAGGAACTCCAAGCTTTGACGCTCGACGATTTGGAACGTCGTTTGTGGATCGTCTTGGATTCATACTTCAAAACGAGCCGGGCTCCTCTTTCTTCGCACTTGCTCGGTCTCTTGCCACCGGAAATTACGTCGTGGCCCAAGGGGTTTGTGCTTCAGCATGTTTGTCACGCCATGCAGGCCAACACCGACCATGACGGTGGCGATGCCACGGACACGAACAAGTTCGTGCACGCCGTGTCAATCGATTATCCCAAAGATCGACGACAAAAGCGACTCAGCTACACGGCGGCGAGTTTACTGGAAGATCCGCACGATGGAGCCGCGACGACCGCACTCCGGAGATTGCTACTGGCGTGTCCCACGACCAAAAGTCGACTATGTTACGTGTTGCAAATTCTGGAAGGCACGTGCGGGGCGTTTCAGTAA
- a CDS encoding predicted protein → MADATRSPRQSLGNRHTPSKLGTRAFVSHSGYIRSCPSVGTVHKCMHVIQYIISMPESTSSNPKPDASNGNVEELEAQAVDQAKISADAAFRPPTSVWNATSPEALLQSVDGPNLHSYEAKASTYVGRSVPVAAGGNLVVPIQVSTPGSVVEYAVELQAHDVSFEITAEREEGVTVVKEEARFAAEESPVTQKFLVGTVPCLLSFHFDNSFSWMREKVLSYKITVTPPSKESLAAGRRRRAQACLKAVREDHATATERLKAASSQKTKLDAKVQALAKQLAETQKAAQVATKEETWLQTRQTLRAEQEKLLESRLKNGWKDEVSDSGNK, encoded by the exons ATGGCCGACGCGACTCGGTCGCCTCGCCAATCCCTCGGTAATCGCCACACACCATCGAAACTGGGAACGAGGGCATTCGTCTCCCATTCTGGATACATCCGTTCTTGCCCATCCGTTGGTACAGTACACAAGTGCATGCACGTGATTCAGTACATCATCAGCATGCCGGAATCGACCAGCAGTAATCCCAAACCCGACGCCTCGAACGGCAACGTGGAAGAACTGGAAGCCCAGGCCGTGGATCAGGCCAAGATATCAGCCGACGCGGCCTTTCGTCCCCCGACATCCGTGTGGAACGCCACGTCTCCAGAAGCCTTGCTCCAGTCCGTGGACGGGCCCAACTTGCACAGTTACGAAGCCAAGGCTTCCACCTACGTCGGACGTTCCGTCCCCGTCGCGGCGGGAGGCAACCTCGTCGTGCCCATTCAAGTTTCCACGCCCGGATCCGTCGTCGAATACGCCGTAGAACTGCAAGCACACGATGTGTCTTTTGAAATTACTGCGGAACGAGAAGAAGGTGTCACCGTCGTCAAG GAAGAAGCTCGTTTCGCCGCGGAGGAAAGTCCCGTCACGCAGAAATTTCTCGTGGGCACGGTCCCTTGTCTACTCTCCTTTCACTTTGACAATAGCTTTTCGTGGATGCGCGAAAAGGTCCTGAGTTACAAAATTACCGTCACCCCACCGAGTAAGGAATCCCTCGCTGCGGGTCGTCGCCGACGAGCCCAAGCCTGTCTCAAGGCTGTCCGCGAGGATCACGCCACGGCGACCGAACGCCTCAAGGCAGCCTCGTCGCAAAAAACGAAACTCGACGCCAAAGTACAAGCCCTCGCCAAGCAATTGGCCGAGACACAAAAAGCTGCCCAAGTCGCCACCAAAGAAGAGACCTGGTTGCAAACGCGGCAAACGCTCCGAGCCGAACAGGAAAAACTCCTCGAATCTAGATTGAAGAACGGGTGGAAGGATGAAGTTTCGGATTCCGGCAACAAGTAA
- a CDS encoding predicted protein produces the protein MCTTDNSKQAASGAASRLARKNILELAPYRCARDDYSEGVLLDANENAFGPPTRPEHIKDPLERYPDPYQVPLKQKLAAHRGNELESSNIFVGVGSDEAIDLLMRIFCVPGKDKIMQTPPTYGMYKVCAKINDVEVVNVPLTADFDLIIPNILEAITPEAKLLFLCSPGNPTAKALPLADIEAVLQSPQTCDTIVVVDEAYVDFSTQGSAVGLVHRYPNVVVLQTLSKAFGLAAIRCGFCIGPPDIIQLMNNCKAPYNVNALTSELAIQAFDHVDVLDTNIASLLSERARVAASLAELDFVEKVYPSDANFLLFRVASHAQAVYKDMADQGGVVTRFRGTEMHCDECIRVTVGTPDENEAFLKALQTSYRALA, from the exons ATGTGCACCACCGACAACTCCAAACAAGCCGCTAGTGGCGCTGCCAGTCGTCTGGCTCGCAAAAATATCCTGGAACTCGCGCCCTACCGATGCGCCCGGGACGACTATAGTGAAGGCGTCCTGTTGGACGCCAACGAAAACGCGTTTGGTCCTCCTACCAGACCGGAACACATCAAGGATCCGTTGGAACGGTACCCGGACCCGTACCAAGTGCCGTTGAAGCAAAAGCTCGCCGCGCACCGAGGCAACGAGCTGGAATCGTCGAATATTTTCGTGGGAGTCGGATCGGACGAGGCAATTGATCTACTCATGCGCATCTTTTGTGTTCCGGGAAAGGATAAAATCATGCAAACCCCACCAACCTACGGAATGTACAAAGTTTGCGCCAAAATTAACGATGTGGAAGTGGTGAATGTCCCATTGACTGCCGATTTTGACTTGATTATTCCCAAT attttggaagccatAACGCCGGAGGCCAAACTGCTCTTTCTCTGTTCTCCCGGAAATCCTACGGCCAAGGCGTTGCCGTTGGCCGACATTGAAGCCGTCTTACAGAGTCCCCAGACGTGTGACACAATCGTGGTCGTAGACGAAGCGTACGTGGACTTTTCGACACAGGGATCGGCCGTGGGTTTGGTGCACCGGTACCCCAACGTGGTGGTGTTGCAAACGCTGTCCAAAGCCTTTGGATTGGCGGCGATTCGGTGCGGATTCTGCATCGGACCACCGGATATCATCCAACTCATGAACAATTGCAAAGCACCGTACAACGTCAACGCGTTGACTTCGGAATTGGCAATACAAGCGTTCGATCACGTGGATGTACTGGACACGAATATTGCGAGTTTGCTGTCGGAACGTGCCCGGGTGGCGGCCTCGTTGGCAGAGTTGGACTTTGTGGAAAAGGTGTATCCGTCGGACGCCAACTTTTTGCTCTTTCGGGTGGCGTCGCACGCACAAGCCGTGTACAAGGACATGGCGGATCAGGGTGGTGTGGTGACTCGCTTCCGGGGCACCGAAATGCATTGCGACGAATGCATTCGGGTCACGGTCGGCACtccggacgaaaacgaagccTTTTTGAAGGCTTTGCAAACGTCGTACCGGGCGTTGGCGTAA
- a CDS encoding predicted protein produces the protein MKFLVLLLALPTVVAGMKVLRIRDGAAKNAPLTKEFGLLLNDHPSNFLRDLEGFDIFSMSLSLSMGHGGQGSSVPSPTISPTGTTMGSPTTSPTAVPSVLPSAIPLTGTPISPTSLSPQISSSVPASASPVAGNATVAMFTLNPTVASTIGQGATLATDDGRNANVSSGPSVGQTSMIVVLALAAAAVVGALTVRQLYKKKGSHAQSSLSDVSGSQLQI, from the exons aTGAAGTTtctcgtgttgttgttggctcTTCCCACTGTAGTCGCTGGAATGAAGGTTCTGCGTATTCGAGACGGCGCCGCGAAAAATGCTCCACTCACCAAAGAATTTGGGCTTTTGTTGAATGATCATCCCTCCAA TTTCCTTCGCGATCTTGAAGGATTCGATATATTCAGTATGTCGCTGAGCCTCTCAATGGGGCATGGAGGCCAAGGAAGCTCAGTGCCTTCCCCAACAATCTCGCCCACTGGAACGACAATGGGAAGTCCAACAACCAGCCCAACAGCGGTTCCATCGGTCCTTCCATCGGCTATCCCATTGACTGGCACGCCTATCTCGCCAACGTCTTTGTCCCCCCAAATTTCCTCCTCGGTTCCGGCTTCTGCCTCTCCGGTTGCTGGAAATGCTACCGTCGCCATGTTTACACTCAACCCAACGGTCGCGTCGACAATTGGCCAAGGAGCGACATTGGCCACGGACGATGGTCGTAACGCCAATGTGTCTAGCGGACCAAGTGTTGGGCAAACGTCCATGATTGTTGTGTTGGCTTTAGCGGCTGCGGCAGTCGTTGGCGCTCTCACGGTGCGCCAACTTTACAAGAAAAAAGGTTCCCATGCGCAATCCAGCCTTTCGGATGTTTCCGGTAGTCAGCTCCAAATCTGA
- a CDS encoding predicted protein: MPDFQYPEFYSFPPFFTIQPVLATREKQMALWRELILRYHTEKKIKTLVVHDCPLWKNDNIKRRLQPGEIQEVLDDFCRHGHGEWQDANKTTCRILWRTPEQLATDIHQWAEKNGYVGSVCTVYELHSGEDVNGMSFQGADEELLRRALSILEDRGKCTIFRGETSEEDGIKFA, from the exons ATGCCTGACTTTCAG TACCCCGAATTCTATTCGTTTCCTCCATTTTTTACAATCCAGCCAGTTCTGGCTACTCGGGAAAAGCAAATGGCCTTGTGGCGCGAGCTGATCCTGAGGTATCAcacagaaaagaaaatcaaaACGTTAGTTGTGCATGATTGTCCCTTGTGGAAAAACGACAATATAAAAAGAAGGCTGCAACCAGGGGAAATTCAAGAAGTTCTGGACGACTTTTGTCGGCACGGACACGGCGAGTGGCAagatgccaacaaaacaaccTGCCGCATTTTGTGGCGCACACCTGAACAGCTCGCAACGGATATTCACCAGTGGGCGGAAAAGAACGGATACGTAGGCTCGGTATGTACGGTCTACGAATTGCATTCCGGAGAGGATGTCAACGGGATGTCGTTTCAGGGTGCGGACGAAGAATTGCTGAGACGGGCACTCTCGATCTTGGAGGATCGCGGGAAATGCACTATTTTTAGAGGCGAAACctcggaagaagatggaatCAAATTTGCCTAG
- a CDS encoding predicted protein, translating to MPRQSSVRTAYHKVGAAGNIRCDLLPQRIIVDEMLCMLGSCCCCIGVAGHGRDAKHHRPGIGRAHHVEKASMNSNSSPDDSYDPSIYPSIGETDVRDAIAGAMDKIETAEKDEMQKEKSMLESAVTAAGGMIRSGIDKLLGGNLDDEEIEEIVSEVEERLRIGFDEDLEAKADQITQNYEDEIENAVDNAERERVSYDTIEKDIWDREDVAVKATRGEIDSAAELLHTNLRGRASQIEKEILEKRLSARFGRPVTIVIGDDLELESLDNLFAGLPSSGGATVSGEAYNGIQNEEHADSDRDPEENSHNSRAPSLSPESDSGSADNSESSFDDPMAETGKENSHTQEEI from the exons ATGCCTCGACAGAGCTCGGTCAGGACCGCCTATCACAAAGTGGGAGCTGCAGGAAACATACG CTGCGATCTACTTCCACAGCGGATCATCGTGGACGAAATGCTTTGCATGCTTGGgagttgctgctgttgtatTGGCGTTGCTGGGCATGGCAGGGACGCCAAACACCACCGACCGGGAATCGGCCGAGCTCATCACGTTGAGAAAGCTTCCATGAATAGCAACAGTTCTCCAGACGACTCATACGATCCATCAATTTATCCAAGCATTGGAGAGACGGATGTTCGAGACGCCATCGCGGGAGCCATGGACAAAATTGAAACCGCGGAAAAGGACGAGATGCAGAAGGAAAAATCCATGCTAGAATCTGCTGTGACGGCGGCTGGAGGTATGATTCGCTCCGGTATAGACAAACTGCTAGGGGGGAAccttgacgatgaagagaTTGAAGAAATTGTCTCGGAAGTCGAGGAACGATTGAGGATTGGATTTGATGAAGACCTCGAGGCCAAGGCTGACCAGATTACCCAAAACTACGAGGATGAGATTGAAAACGCAGTCGACAACGCAGAAAGAGAACGTGTTTCATACGACACCATTGAGAAAGACATTTGGGACCGAGAAGACGTCGCGGTTAAAGCGACAAGGGGTGAGATTGACTCAGCAGCAGAACTGCTGCATACCAATTTGCGGGGACGGGCCTCACAGATAGAAAAGGAAATTTTGGAGAAGCGGTTGAGTGCAAGATTTGGACGCCCCGTCACCATTGTCATTGGCGACGATCTGGAACTGGAAAGTTTAGACAATCTCTTCGCTGGTCTTCCGTCTTCTGGCGGTGCCACGGTATCGGGAGAAGCCTACAATGGAATCCAAAATGAAGAGCACGCAGACAGTGACAGAGACCCCGAGGAAAATAGCCACAATTCTAGGGCACCAAGCCTTTCACCCGAATCAGATTCAGGATCTGCGGATAACTCTGAAAGCTCTTTTGATGATCCGATGGCAGAAACCGGCAAAGAAAATTCGCATACACAGGAAGAG ATATAG
- a CDS encoding predicted protein, giving the protein MRKYSKNSLVVRVWASIILIKCFTDSAAAPTSVKPFPNSVSFETQGFRYRRNFSKTSKDDGSTRVAETLMKSNRHLEAASKENAKPSTENGPIEAKNEVAKDERKDKKEEKTSKKEKTPKSAPTEAQKKPIGDKAPTVSPSSEPTKVDPLPAERPDIDAVQPASMGAPAPVPTVKKASAESESANASPTEPTVPAGGTEATPSKATTKAGTQSAIPSSSPTKNPSTATTTAPTEAPSARPTSKDTIAPTAAPIACAAVSSCSECATLAKESINSKKSCWWAEDLRCKEVDQEGKDVNQMCVAPADDSSEAPTSTPKSSDATPSTVKPSEETSVWYDDESSLPMIVGVVTLLGLAFVCVKYARRVFAAIPQEANISGSRRRQGYEGVATNDVSDEEWGWEDEPHNTVGDVELSVHQRRPSPKGMSFGKPLAPSSGNSFQSSGSAVQNSKRPQTLPKNSWSDDSFEAAAQTGQAWRTDSSEKNTTQSTKLGQTFGGTATTVSPKKAPPPLKPREDDIFSSLGLSAKPTFSKPTAVSSTKSGSRWQNTIAPVGHTHASNRPGARSSILTANDDFDIKSGGVDWEDDADLDDLLNE; this is encoded by the exons ATGAGAAAGTATTCCAAAAACAGTCTCGTCGTCAGAGTTTGGGCATCAATCATTTTGATAAAGTGCTTCACAGACTCGGCGGCCGCCCCGACCTCCGTAAAACCTTTTCCAAATAGCGTCTCTTTCGAAACACAAGGATTTCGCTATCGAAGGAATTTCAGTAAAACATCAAAAGACGATGGATCGACCCGAGTCGCCGAGACCTTGATGAAAAGCAATCGACACCTTGAGGCGGCCAGTAAAGAAAATGCAAAACCATCGACGGAAAATGGCCCCATCGAAGCTAAGAATGAAGTAGCAAAAGACGAAAGAAAAGACAAAAAGGAGGAAAAGACGAgtaaaaaggaaaagacgcCGAAAAGCGCTCCAACTGAAGCTCAGAAAAAGCCGATAGGCGACAAAGCTCCGACTGTTTCCCCATCTAGTGAGCCAACGAAGGTGGATCCGCTACCCGCAGAGAGGCCGGACATCGACGCTGTGCAACCAGCTTCGATGGGAGCCCCTGCTCCCGTCCCAACAGTCAAAAAAGCTTCAGCTGAATCTGAATCCGCCAATGCGTCGCCTACAGAACCAACAGTCCCCGCGGGTGGAACAGAGGCAACGCCTAGCAAGGCTACAACCAAAGCGGGGACTCAATCTGCGataccgtcgtcgtctcctACAAAAAATCCTAGTACGGCTACCACAACGGCGCCCACTGAAGCTCCTTCGGCACGGCCTACTTCTAAAGATACAATTGCTCCCACCGCTGCCCCAATTGCCTGTGCAGCAGTTTCAAGCTGCAGCGAATGTGCGACTTTAGCGAAGGAATCTATCAATTCCAAAAAAAGTTGCTGGTGGGCAGAAGATTTAAGATGCAAAGAAGttgatcaagaaggaaaagacgTCAATCAAATGTGTGTTGCACCGGCTGACGATTCGTCGGAAGCGCCCACTTCGACACCCAAATCATCCGACGCTACGCCGTCCACGGTGAAACCGTCCGAAGAGACGTCTGTTTGGTATGACGATGAAAGCAGTTTACCCATGATTGTAGGGGTTGTGACCCTGCTTGGCTTAGCATTTGTGTGTGTCAAATATGCGAGACGAGTTTTTGCAGCTATACCTCAAGAAGCGAATATTTCTGGCTCCAGGCGTCGGCAAGGATACGAAGGAGT AGCGACCAACGATGTTTCAGACGAGGAATGGGGATGGGAGGATGAGCCACATAACACAGTTGGTGACGTGGAACTTTCAGTGCACCAACGAAGACCCTCTCCGAAAGGAATGTCGTTTGGTAAACCCCTGGCACCGTCGTCAGGAAATAGTTTTCAATCCAGTGGTTCAGCTGTGCAAAACAGCAAACGACCACAAACTCTACCGAAAAATTCTTGGAGTGATGACTCATTCGAAGCTGCAGCTCAAACGGGTCAGGCTTGGCGAACAGATTCGTCCGAAAAAAATACCACTCAATCGACAAAACTTGGTCAAACTTTCGGAGGTACAGCAACAACTGTTTCGCCAAAGAAGGCTCCACCCCCGTTGAAGCCTAGAGAAGATGACATTTTCTCCTCTCTCGGGCTTTCTGCCAAACCTACTTTCTCAAAGCCAACAGCGGTATCGTCCACAAAATCTGGATCGCGATGGCAAAATACCATCGCACCTGTTGGCCATACTCATGCATCCAATCGTCCAGGTGCCAGGTCGTCTATATTGACTGCGAATGACGATTTCGATATCAAAAGTGGAGGCGTCGATTGGGAAGATGATGCCGATCTGGATGATCTCTTGAATGAGTAA